In the genome of Luteitalea pratensis, the window GGTACCGGGTGCCGGCTACTGGATGAGGGGGGCCATGAACCGGGAATCGGCAGCCGCGAATCCGGAGTGGTGACACCTGCAACGACCGCGGGCACGCGACGGGGCGAGGTCGAAGGCCCCCTGGTGCTGCGGACACACATGTTGATGTCGGGGTCGTGGCACATCTACCGTGCGGGTGAGGCCTGGCACCGTTCGCCGTCGGCGGCGCGGGTGGTGGTCGGGACGGCGGCGTTCGTGGCCGTCGGCTTCGCGGTGCCCGTCGCGGAGTTCGTGCCGGCGAGCGCTCTCGAGCAAGACGAGACCATCGGCAGGCTCGGGCCGGACCTGCTGTCGCCGGACTTCGATGCTGGCGAGGCGATGGCCCGGTTGGCGGCAAGCGGGCGGCCGACCGTCGCCGAGGCACTCCTCGAGCAACGATCCGTGGCCGGCATCGGCAATGTGTTCAAGAGCGAGTTGCTGTTCCTGGCGCGCCTCTGGCCGTTCGTGCCGCCTGCCGAGGTCACCGAGGCGCAATGGGCCCGCATGATGCGCGACGCCCATGTGCTGCTGAAGGCCAACGTGATCGATCCCGCCGAGGCCGGCGTGCTCACATGGCGAGGGGCGCGCCGCACCACGGGACGATCGAATCCGACGCAACGCTTGTACGTGTATGGCAGGCACGGTCGCCCATGTCGCCGCTGCGGTACTGCAATCCTCGTGCGCCACCACGGCGAACACAACCGCTCGACGTACTGGTGCCCTGCGTGCCAGGCGGCGCCGCTGAACGGTCAGCCCGGACCGTGAACCGCGGGAACCTTGCATGTTTGTGCTACTTGTGACACATGCGGGCGTGCGAGAAGCCCGGCAGGATCTGACGAGCCTGCTGGAGGATGTCGGCAAGGGCCGCGAAGTGACGATCACGGATCGTGGACGACCCGTGGCGCGGCTGGTGCCGGTCTCCGTGCGACAGCCCTTCCCTGACCTGGCCAGGGTGCGGACGGCGACTCGCGGCCGCCAGGTGTGTCTGGCCGATGCAGTACTCGGGGACCGTGAGGACCGGGTGTGAGCGTGCCCGTGCCGGTGGATTCGTGGGTGTGGCCCGTCTATCTCGACACCAGTGCCTTCGTGAAGCTGTTGGTCGACGAGACTGAGAGCGACGCGTTGAACGCCGAACTCTCGGCCGTCGGCGAAGTGGTGCTGTCGGACCTCGCGATGACCGAGCTCGCCTCGGCCCTGGCCAGGCGGGCACGCGAGAGCCTGCTCGCCAGCGCGGAGGCCAAGCGGCTGTACGGCCATGCGGAGCGCGTGGTTTCGTCCTGCCGCGTCGTCGAATGCACGCCGCCCGTGCAACGGCGTGCCGCACGCCTGCTCCTCACATCCAGGCACGTCTCACTGCGGACGCTGGACGCCATCCATCTCGCGCTGGCCATCGAGGCCGATGTGTCCACGCTGGTGACCTACGACCCCCGCCTGCGTGAGGCCGCCGCGGCGCAGGGGCTGTTCACCGCACCTGCGTGACCTGAGGTTCAGGATCGAAGGACCTGGTGGAAGACGTCGATGGCGCGGGTCATCTCGTCCGGAGTGCCGAACGAGATGCGGGCCTGCGTCGCGAGTGGCGGAAACGGTCGCCCGACGAGCACGCCGTGCGCTCGACATGCGACGCCGAAGTCGCGGACATCGCGTCGCACGTCCACCATCACGAAGTTGGCTTGCGATGGCACTGGCGGATAGCCGAGGTCGGTCATTGCCTTCGTGAGGCGCGTCCGTGCCTCGCGGTTCAACACCTGCTGCCGCCGGAAGTACTCGATGTTGTCGAGCGAGGCCATCGCCGCGGCCGCCGACGCACAGGCCACCACCCCGCCGCCCGCGCAGAGACGAAGGCGATCGAGCGTTTCGGGGTGCGCCACGGCGTATCCGATGCGCATGCCCGCGAGGCCGTGAATCTTCGAGAACGTCCTGACCACGACGAGGTTGCGGCGCTCGGTGGCAAGCATCGCTACCGACCCGTATGACGGATCGTCTGCGCAGTCGAAGTAGGCCTCGTCGATCATCACGACAGTCTCGGGCGACATCGCCGCGAGCTTGTCGATGAACTCGACGATCGCGGTCTTCGCGTGGAAGGTGCCCGTCGGGTTGTCGGGGTTGCACACGTAGACGAGGCCGGCCCCCTTGCCCTGCTCCGCCATGCGGTCGAGATCGTTGGACAGCGCGGCGGTCAGCGGCACGAGCCGCAAGGGCAGTCGGAGCGATTCCGCCACGCGCACGGGTGTCTCGAAGGTCGGCGTCGCGGCGACCAGCGGCTTGTCCGCCGTGACATACGCGAGGACGGCCGCACGAAGCAGGTCGCCCGATCCCGCCGACACCAGCAGCGAACCGCCCGAAACGCTCAGCATGGACGCGAGGCGTCCGGTCAGCAGTTGCGGCAGACGTGTGTACCGATTGCCGTCGTCGTGGAGCGCACGCTCGACCGCCGTCACCACGTGCGGCCCCGGACCGTACGGGTTTTCGTTGCTGCCAAGCCGGACCATGCCGGGCGGAATCTCGGGGCGATCCTGTCCTGCCGCGTGCGCGGCCACGAGATCCTCGAAGCCGCGCGCCGCCAGCATCGTTCCCGTCACGGTGCCGGCGGTGGCCTGTCCGATCCGCCGTACGAATCCTCGTCGCGTGAGTGCCATCGTTCCCCCGCTGTCCTAGACGCGCGCCGTGGTTGCACCGCCTCGTGCCGACGCCGGCACGCACGCAAAGATGACGAGCGCGGCGTGCCCCTCACGGGCGTCACCCAGGATCGCTCGCGACATTCGCGCCTCCGATCACGCTCCGCGCGCCAAGGTACATCAGCAGGCCGACCGGGCCGATCAGCAGCGTCAGCACGAGAATCGGGGACACCCCCCACGCCGAGTAGCTGCGGCTGCGGCTGTCCAGGTAGATCCAGCGCCCGACGAACAGGTCGAACGCCACGAGGTGCGCCCACGCCAGCGTCGTCCCCGTCGGCGTGCCGAGCAGCGACATGATCCGGGCCTGCACCGGGTTGATCACCTCGGGGAGGACCATGGTCGCGACCGGCACCAGCGTGACCAGGTACAGGAGCGCGGGCGGCGCGACGACCCAGGGCGACGCCATGATTCGTCGTGTCATGCCCCAGGTCGGTACGAGCACCATCAATATCCAGAACGGAAGGACCAGCAGGTTGCTGAGCTCGAACACCGTCATGCGTCCGCCTTGCGAAACCGGATAGTGCCTCCGATGAGGGGCTAGTATCCTCCGATTCATGGTCACCACGGCCCCTGCCCCTGCCAGTCCTCGAGACGACGCCGCGTGGAACGCCGTGCAGAATCGCGATGCGTCCCTCGCGGGCCGCTTCGTGTTCGGCGTCACCACCACCGGCATCTACTGCCGGCCCGGATGCCCGTCTCCGCGACCCCGTCGCGACAACGTCCGGTTCTTCGCGACGACGGCCGCGGCGCGGACAGCGGGCTTTCGGGCGTGCCGACGCTGTCATCCTGACGACGTGAATGACGCCTCGCGGAACGCCACGGGCAACGAAGCCACGGCGCGCCTGCGCGACACGGACCTGCGACTGCTCGTGAGCCACATCGACGCGGCGCTGGCCGACGGTGGACGTCCGTCCGTGGCCTCGCTGGCCGCCGCGGTTGGCCTCGCTCCTGTCGTCTTTCGGCAGCGCCTCGAGGCGACCCTCGGGATCGGGCCGCGAGCCCTGCTGTCGGGCCGGCAACTCGCCAGGCTGCGTGAGCGACTGCTGGCCGGAGACGACGTCACCGATGCGCTCTACTCTGCCGGCTACGGTTCCTCCTCGCGACTCTACGAGCGCGCCCAGGAAGGACTTGGCATGACCCCGGGCGCCTACCGCAGGGGCGGTGCCGGCGTCGCCATCGGCTGGACGACGGCGCCGAGCCCGCTCGGACTGCTGCTCGTGGCGACGACCATCCACGGCGTGTGCGCGGTCTACCTCGGCGACTCCGAGGCCACCCTCCGCGACGCACTCGAGGCCGAATTCCCGCGCGCCACGATCACGCGCGGCGTGAACCGCAACGAGTGGGTCGCGGCGGCTGTGGCCGTCGCCAGTGGACAGGCACTTGAAGACGTACCGCTCGACCTGCAGGGCACGGCGTTCCAGCAGCGCGTCTGGCTGGCGTTGCGGGCCATCCCCCGTGGCGAGACCCGCACCTATGCGCAACTGGCGGCGATGATCGGGCAGCCGACGGCCGTGCGCGCGGCCGCACGCGCGTGCGCCACCAACAAGGTCTCCCTGTTGGTGCCCTGCCATCGTGTCGTCGGCAGCGATGCGTCATTGACAGGTTACCGGTGGGGCGTCGAGCGGAAGCGGCGCCTCCTGGACCTCGAGCGCGGCCAAAACAGGCTGTAGCCTGCAGCCTGCAGGCTACGGACGGAGGCTGCAGGCCTCTACCTGATGAGCGCCCTTGCCTCGGCGTCGGCCGACGCCCAGAGTGCCCTCGCCTGCGCGAGCGTCTCCTCGGCCTCGCGTGCGAAGCCGAGCCGGCGATAGGCATCGGCAAGGCCGATTCGGCTCTGAACGCGGCGGGGCCATTCGACGAGCAGGACGCGGTAGCGTTCGCTGGCGGCGGCGTACCTGTCGGTGACTCGCAGCAGGTCGGCTTCGAGTTCCCCGGCGAGGACGACCGGCGCGCGCAGCTCGCCGCCGGCCAGCAGGCGCATCTCGAGATCGTGGGCCGCCTCGAGCAACAACTGCATCTCGTCACGTTCGTACTGGGCGCCGGCGATGGCGCCCTGGACCAGCAGGCGAGCCAGTTCCGCTTCGCTACGCGGACCCATGCTCCGCGCCAGCCGCTCGAGTCGCACGAGTTCGGCTCGGGCGCGCTGTTGCAGGGCAGGGTCCTGCCGGGCCCACGATGCGCGCGCCGCCGCCACGCCTCGGACGAGCGGCCCGGCCCACGGCAGCACGTCCTCCTGCGGAATCACCGCGTCGATCAATGCTGTCCATTGGCCGACATCCACGTGTCGGGTCGCTTCGAGCCGCACGACCAGCGCCTGCCAGGCACGGCGGTCGGTGTCTCGCAAGAGCGCGCCCGCCTGCCGCGCCCGCGCCAGCCGTTCCGCCGCGTCGCGCCAGCGACCTCCGTCGAGGTCTCCTCGCACGCAGCGGACCAGGGTCAATCGGGCGGTGGCAAGGACAGCCTCGGGCGTGATCTGCGGCTCGGCCGAGGGCGCCGCGCACGCGGCGGCCACGACGGATGGCTGCCAGGTCGAACCGGGTGCGAACGCGAGACCGGCCACGACCAGGCTGCGGAGGACCTGACTGGCCATCAGCTGACGGCGGTCGCCGAGATCTGCACGCGCGCGTCGTGCGGCAGGAGTCCGCAGATGAGCGTCGTGCCCGCGGGCAACGGTTGCAGCATGCTTTCCCGGATGGCTCGGCGTGCCGTCGCCGCATGCGCCGCGTCGCTCACCTGCAACGTGATGTCGGCGACGTCGGCCCATGCGAGACCGGCTTGCCGCAGCGAGTTGAGAAGCCGGCCGGTTGCCGTACGGGCGTGCGCATCGATGGCGGCCGGGGCGTAGTCGCCGTCGGTCGCGGACAAGAAGAGGTGGGACCCGCCACGCATCAACGGGGATGCGATCGCATCGTCGGGGATCGCCGCGTCGGGAAACCCGAGGGCACGCTTACCGGCCATGGCCACGAACGTCATCTCGACGAGGTACGCCGGATTCATGAGGGCCGCGACCACGATCGATCGGGCCGGCCGCGGCGGTGGCATGTGCCGCCGGTAGTACTCTTCGGCCGCCGGCGCGTGCGCAGGGTCGGTCAGGTAGACGCGCGCCGAGACGACGTCGGCCAGCGAGAGGCCGGCGGCACCGAGGACGTCCGTGGCGTTACAGAAGATCGACGCGATCTGCGTCTCGAGATCGCCGGTGACCACGGCATTGGTGCGTCCGTCGCGAGGCACGAGTCCCGCCAGGAAGACCAGATCGCCCGAACGGGCGGCATAGCTGTAGGGGTTCGGCGACACCGGCCAGCCGGCTGGGTGCAGCACCTCGCGCGGTGCACCAGCCGCCGCTGCGACAGCGCTCATCTGGACCAGCGCGCCCGACGACTCGGGCGGCGCGACGACTGTCGTGCGAACGGGCGGAGCGGACGGAAAAAACCGCGCATACGCCGCATTCATGGCGGCAAAGTCCGCGGCATGGCGGACCTGCACGTGGATCGAGAGCGCACGCGTCAGCGAACTGCCGTACTCCAGCAGCGTGAGATCGAGCCGGCGAAGGACGTCGGTGACCTGCCCTGGCACGGGCTCGGCAAGCGCCGCCTGGCCCGCCGAGACGCCCGATACGTATACCAGACCTCCGGCCGTCGTCGCGGGCGCAAAGGCGTCCATGGCGGCGATTATGACCCGGCAGGGTGGTAAGGTTGGGCCATGACCTTACCAGCGGGGCTCTACGCCCACTTCAATACCAGTGAGGGCGCCTTCGTCGCCAGGCTGTTCGAGGAAGAGGCGCCCAAGACGGTAGCGACCTTCGCGGGCCTCGCCGACGGCAGTATCGAATGGCAGGATCCGGTCTCTCGGCAGACCATCCATCGGCCGTTCTACGACGGGTTGATTTTCCACCGTGTGATCGACGGCTTCGTCATCCAGGGCGGCTGCCCGATGGGCAACGGCATGGGCGGCCCCGGCTTCAAGTTCGAGGACGAGTTCCACCCGTCCCGCCGCCACAGCAAGGCAGGCATCCTGTCGATGGCCAACGCCGGCCCCGGGACCAACGGCAGCCAGTTCTTCGTCACCCTCGGGCCGACGCCGCACCTCGACGACCGGCACTCGGTCTTCGGTGAGGTCGTATCCGGGATGGACGTCGTCTCGCGCATCGGCCATGTCCCCACCGGCCGAGGTGATCGTCCGGTGAAGGACGTCGTCATTCAATCGCTCAAGATCGAGCGGGTCCCCGCCACAACCTAGGCGGGCAGGCACGTTGCCCTGCATCAGTAATGCTCGAATGCTGGAATGCTGCAATGCTGCAATGTCGAGAGCGTCACGGTTTTCGACATTCCGGCATTCCCGGCATTCCGGCATTGGTCAATGGCTGCAATGTCGAGAGCGTGATGGCTTTCGACATTCCGGCATTCCCGGCATTCCGGCATTTCTCAATGCACCACCTCAGCCCAACACTTCCTTCACCCTGGCGACCAGGCGATCCGGGGCGAAGGGTTTCTGCAGGAACGGGCGGCCCGTATCGATGATGTCGCGCTGCACGACGGCATGGTCGGCGTAGCCGGACATGAACAGCACGCGCAGATGCGGCCGCTCGGCCATTACCCGCTGCGCCAGTTCCAACCCGTTCAATCCCGGCATCACCACGTCGGTCAGCAGCAGGTCGATCACCCCGCCGTGCTGTGACGTGAGCAGCAGCGCCTCCTCGGCGTCCTGCGCCGAGAGCACGACCATCGCCTCCGATTCGAGCACGCGGCGCACGAGTCGCAGCACGGACGCCTCGTCTTCCACCACCAGCACTACCGCGGGGCCGACACGCTCGCGTACCGCCGGAGTCACCGACACCAGCGAGGTCGGACCCTCGCTCACCGCGTCGGTGTACGCCGGCAGGATGATGTCCACACGCGCGCCTGCACCAGGCACACTCTCCAATGTGACAGCGCCGCCGGTCTGTCGCACGATGCCGTACACGGTCGGCAGGCCGAGTCCCTGCGCGAGCGGCCTGGTCGTGAAGAACGGATCGAATGCGCTCGCGCGCGTCGCGTCATCCATGCCCGTGCCGGTATCCCACACGGTCACCGTCACCACCGGACCGCTGCGCATGTCGAGCGTGCGGGCCCGGTCGATGTCCAAGTGCCCTTGACGGACGTCGACGCCAAGCGTCCCACCGTCTGGCATGGCGTCGCGGGCGTTGGCCGCGAGGCTGAAGATCGCCTGCTCGATCTGGCCCGGGTCGGCAAACACCTCCAACGGCTCGTCGGGAACGCTGATGTCGACTTTCACCTGTTCGCCCATCAGCCGCGACAGCATCTTCGGCATCTCGCCGATCATCAGGCCGACGTCGACGACCTCGGGCTGCATGATCTGGCGGCGGCTGAAGGCCAGCAACTGCCGCGTGAGCGATGACGCACGAATCGCCGCGTTGCGAATCTCGTGAAGGTCGAAGCGTCGGGGGTCGCCGTGGTCGAACTGCGTGTCGAGCAGGTCGCAGTAGCCGACGACGGCCGTCAGCAGGTTGTTGAAGTCGTGCGCGATCCCGCCTGCCAGCCGCCCGACGGTGTTCAGGCGCTGCGCCTGTCGCACCGACTCCTCCAGCTTGCGCTGGTGAGTCGCGTCCCTGAACCGCCACAGGTGCGCGAGCACGTTGCCGCCGATCGCGATCGGCGAGTGATCCCACTCGAGCGTGCGACCGTCGGTGGTGGCCAGCGTCTCGTGCGAACTCGCGACGCGGGTCGTGCGTCGCGCAGTGACGCGCGCCGACAGTGCCTCGGGATCTTCGAATGCCGACAACACCGGCGCCCACGCCGTGGCGCCCGGTCCTTCCAGCAGCGGCGAGAGGCGTCCGGCCGCGCCGAACAACGCCAGCCAGGCCTCGTTGACCACGGCCAGGGTGCCGTCAGCCGTCTCGAGACATGCCGCTTCCTGCAGGTGCTCGATGACCGGGATGAACGGCGCGAGAGAGGACGAAGGTGAACCGATCCACATGACGTTTTTTCAGCTCGTGCACGCCCATTGCCGCGACAGACGCTCGACGCGGGTGAGCAGGGTTTCGTGCAGCAGGACGTTGACGATGAGGAGCACGGTTACGCCGAGGAAGATGCGTCCCGTCGTGGCGTACAGGTACGGTCGCCAGAGCGGAATCGTCGTGATGATCGCCATCGTCGGCACCATCAGCGCGAGCAGCGCCAGTGAACGGGTGCCCTGGCGCGTCGGCTGCGAGAACGGCAGCGACGGATTGACGAGAAGATCGGCGGTCAGCAGCGCATGCGAGAGCAGGCCGATGACCAGGCCGAGCGTCAGCAACTCGAGCGGCGGGCGGGGATACAGCCACCCGAGCAGCGTCATCACCAGAAGGAGATACGGGACCAGGAAGTGTGAGACGACCGTGTTCTTCAGCCCGATGACGATCTCGTCGAAGGGCATCGGCGCTGCATGGAAGACCCACGATGCGCGCCACGACTCGCTGTAGACGAGGAACTGCCGCAGCATCACCGGGAAGAAGAGGACCGCGTAGTAGACCAGCAGTGGTTCACGCCGCATGACCTCCGGCCCGCCCTCATCGTTGAATCCCGCGAGCAGGTAGATGACGGTCAGGGGCAGGATCCCGAGGACACCGAGCCTGAACTTCTGATCGGTCCGGAACTGTGCACCCGCGAGCAGGCCGACCGCATGATGCGCCGGACCGAAGACCGGGTGCGGCACTGGTCGATGGCTCGTCGTGTCGCCAGGGCGGTCGACGAACATCGTCGACATGCGCTCGGCATAGGCGAGCGACAAACGACTGCGCACGAGCAGTCCGGTGACGACAAGCAGGAGCAGGGGCACGGCGGCCGCGATCCAGTCGGTGGCCGTGGCGCGCCGTTCGGCGATCTCGATCCACGCCGCGAACCAGGCCGCGGGGTTGACGTAGATCGCGGCGGCCTTCTCCAGGCGCACGGCGTCGATGGCGCGGGTGGTCCGCGAGAGCAGGAAGAACCCGCCGATGAAGACGAACGACAGCAGGAACTGCACGTAGCCGAGCGCGCGATGCAGCCGCCCGGCCGGGATCAATTGGACCAGGCCTAGGAACACGAGGATCACGACCAGTGGAACGAGCACGGCGCTCAGCGCCGCCGCCGCGACGCTGGCGATGGCCCCCGCGAGCGAGCCGCCCCCGTCCCTGAACAGGTACGCCACCGCCGGAAGCAGCGCGAAGGGTGCCGTCAGCAGCAGCGCAAAGCCGACCACCGAGGTCAGCCGCGCCACGAAGAAGGTGCGGCTGTCGATGGGACGCGGGGCGAGTTGCACATGGTCCTCCGGCGAGAGGACAACAGACGTGAAGTCGACGAGCAGCGCCAGGCCGAGTGTCACCAGCAACAGCGTGAAGTAGATCGTGCTCGAGGCGAACACGTTGGGCAGCACCGCGATGATGGCCGCGCAGAAGGCCCCGTACAGCAGCTGCGAGACCAGCGCCCCACCCAGGCTGCCGGCGGCCGCCCTCGCAATCCCGATGCCCGACCCCTTCATCTGGCGGAAGTCGGTGATGAACGAGGCCCAGACGAGCGCGCGCCATTGCACCGGGTCGACTCCCAGCAGGCGCGCGAGGACGACCGTCACGCTCGCCACTCCAGCGACGACAACACGCCGGCCGTGGCGTCCTGGACGCTGCGGGCGCCGGTGAGCACGGCGAAAGCCTGCTCCAGCGTCGGCCGATGCGTGCGCTGCGCGATGGCGTCGGGCGTGCCTTCGGCGATCGCCCTCCCCTTGTCGACGATGACGATGCGCGGGCACAGCCGCTCGACGACGTCGAGCAGGTGGGAGCAGAAGAGGATGGTGCGCCCCTGCGCCGCGAGGCCGCGAAGCAGTTCCTTGAACACCAGCATCGCGTTCGCGTCGAGGCCGTTGAGCGGTTCGTCGAAGATGATGACGTCGGGCGCGTGCAGCAACGCGGCCGCAATCAGCACCTTCTGTCGCATCCCCTTCGAAAACGTCACCATGCGTGCGCTGCGCACACTGTCGAGCTCGAACATGCGCAGCATTTCCTCGATCCGCGGCTGTACGACCCCGGGATCGAGGCGATAGAGCATCGAGATGAAGCGGAAGTACTCGTCGGGCGTGAGCGCGTCATACAGCGCCCCGGTTTCGGGCACGTAGCCGACGCGCCGCTTGACGTCGAGCGGATGCGACGCGATGTCGAAACCCGCCACCTCGACGTGGCCGCGCTGCAACGGCAGGAGCCCGGTCAAGATCTTGACCGTGGTGGACTTGCCGGCTCCATTCGGCCCCAGCAGACCGAGCACTTCCCCAACGCCCGCCTCGAACGAGAGCCCCTGGACCGCCGGCGTCTCGCCATAGGCGTGGTGGAGGTCGACGACACGGATCACTCTGAGAGTGTACCCGCCAAGGTGTATCGGGGCCGTACGCGTTCGGCTCCCTCGCCCTCGCCCGTCGGCCTGGTCGTCGGGCTTCGGCCTTGGGCTTGGGCCTTGGGCCTGCTGTCTAGAGCCGTGAGCGCTGAGCCGTCAACCACGAGCCCGGCAGGCCGCAGGCTGTAGGCTGCAGGCCGTAGGCGTTGAGCGGTAAGCGCCAGGCGTTGGCGTCTACGCGGTCTTCGCGCCCGGCATCACCGGCGGCGTCAGGAACTTCGTGTCGACAGCCATGCGCTTGAGCATGGCCTCGAAGCCGGCCTTGTCGACCGCCTTGACGTACGCCTCCTCCGGCGAGACGAGCTTGTTCTTGACCAGGTCGGAGAGCGCGTCGTTCAGCGTCTGCATGCCGAGGGCCTTGCCGACCTGCATCATCGACGGGATCTGGAACGTCTTGCCCTCACGAATCAGGTTGCTGATCGCAGTATTGACGACCAGCACCTCGAGCGCGGCGATGCGTCCGCCGCCCACCTTGCGGCACAGCGTCTGCGCGATCACGCCCTTGAGTGATTCGCTGAGCATCACGCGAATCTGGCTCTGCCGGTCGGCAGGGAACTGGTCGATGATCCGGTCCACCGTCGATGCCGCCGTGCTCGTGTGCAGTGTGCCGAACACCAGGTGCCCGGTCTCGGCCGTCTCGATGGCAATCGCGACCGTCTCGAGATCCCGCATCTCGCCGACCAGCACGATGTCGGGGTCCTCGCGCAGCGCTGCACGCAACGCGTCCTTGAACCCGTCGGTGTGCGTGTGCACCTCGCGCTGGTTGATCAGACACTGCTTGTTGTCGTGCACGAACTCGATCGGGTCCTCGATCGTGATCACGTGGTCGTGACGCACGCGATTGATGTAGTCGACCATCGCGCAGAGCGTCGTCGACTTGCCGGAGCCGGTCGGCCCCGTGACCAGCACCAGCCCCTTGCTGAGGTGACAGAGTTGCAGCAACTGCGGCGACAGGCCGAGTTCCTCGGACGTCAGGATCTTGCTCGGGATCACCCGGAACACCGCCCCCATGCCCTTGCGGTCCATGAAGATGTTGGCGCGGAAGCGAGCCAGACCGGGAATTTCGTAGGCGAAATCGGTGTCGTGCCGGCGCTCGAACTCGGTGCGGTTCTTCTCCGGCGTGATTGGCCCGAGCAGGCGTCGAATGTCCTCCGCGGTCAGGCGCGGCGCGGATTCCTCGACGGCGAGCATGCGTCCGTCCTTGCGGACCATCGGTGGCACGCTGACGCTCAGGTGCAGGTCCGAGGCGCCCGTCTGCACCATCAGGCGGAAGAGGCGGTTGATGGGCGGTTCCTGAACGATGGGCGTCGGCAATGCGGGTGAGGCCATGTCACCGACCAATCGGCACCCGCCCGCGCGCAGTGCAGTCGACGGAGGTCGGGAGTCGGGAACCGGGAGTCGGGAGTTCTGGCGAGGAGCGTATCAAGCTCGACGCTTACGTCCTCAGGCTGAGTGGCGAAGCGTGTGCGGCGTTCGGCGTTCAGCGTTCAACGTTCGTCGATGCGTGACTCGCAGCTATCGACCCGGGTTCGACGCAACCGCGCCTGACGGAACTACACTGGCGCCATGCGTCCACGCGCGTTTCCGACCGCAATTCTGGGCCTCCTGGCCGCTGTCACCTGCCTCTCCGCGGCGATCGACACACCGGCCCCGACGCTGGTGCCGGGCGCCCGCGTGCTGCTCGATGCCCACAACGCCTATCCCTACGAGGGCCGTTTTGGCGACCGCGTCGCCCGCGCCCTGGCCACGGGCGTGCCGGTGGCCATCGAGCAGGACCTGATCTGGCGAGCCGGAGCCAACGGCACGGGCGTGTCGGTCGTTGGCCACGACGTCGACAAGGTCGTGGATGCGCCGACGTTCGAGTCCTACTTCTTCGGCACGATCGCGCCGGTCATGGAGCAGGCGCTGAAGGAGAACCGCCGCGACCGATGGCCGCTGGTGGTGCTCAACCTCGACTTCAAGACCAACGAGCCGGCCCACCACGCACAAGTCCGGCAGGTGCTCGGGCGATACCAACGGTGGCTGACGAGCGCGCCGCGCACGGCGACGCCAGACCAGCCGTCGCCGATGACGGTCGGACCGCTCCTGGTCCTGACCGGATCCCATCAGAGCCAGCAGACGGATTTTCATGACCAGCTCGTGGTAGGCGATGCCCTCTGGCTGTTCGGTGCGTACGAAGCGCCGCCCCCGGCGGGTGCGACCGCCGAGGATCGGGCCCTGGCGCTGGCAGCCACGCCCGTGGAGACACTGCTTGCTCACCGCGCGACCAACTACCGCCGGTGGGCCAACTTCCCGTGGCACGTCATCGAGAAGGGCGGGCAGCCGCACGCGGGTCCCTGGGACGCCGCCGATCGGGCGCGACTCGATGCGCTCGTATCGCGCGCGCATGCGCAGGGTCTCTGGATTCGCTTCTA includes:
- a CDS encoding Fpg/Nei family DNA glycosylase, which produces MPEGDTIFRAARTLHRALAGQVVTRFETQYAQIARVHDDAPITGRIVEKVESRGKHLLIYFTGTGYRVPGTGCRLLDEGGHEPGIGSRESGVVTPATTAGTRRGEVEGPLVLRTHMLMSGSWHIYRAGEAWHRSPSAARVVVGTAAFVAVGFAVPVAEFVPASALEQDETIGRLGPDLLSPDFDAGEAMARLAASGRPTVAEALLEQRSVAGIGNVFKSELLFLARLWPFVPPAEVTEAQWARMMRDAHVLLKANVIDPAEAGVLTWRGARRTTGRSNPTQRLYVYGRHGRPCRRCGTAILVRHHGEHNRSTYWCPACQAAPLNGQPGP
- a CDS encoding type II toxin-antitoxin system Phd/YefM family antitoxin; protein product: MFVLLVTHAGVREARQDLTSLLEDVGKGREVTITDRGRPVARLVPVSVRQPFPDLARVRTATRGRQVCLADAVLGDREDRV
- a CDS encoding type II toxin-antitoxin system VapC family toxin — protein: MSVPVPVDSWVWPVYLDTSAFVKLLVDETESDALNAELSAVGEVVLSDLAMTELASALARRARESLLASAEAKRLYGHAERVVSSCRVVECTPPVQRRAARLLLTSRHVSLRTLDAIHLALAIEADVSTLVTYDPRLREAAAAQGLFTAPA
- a CDS encoding pyridoxal phosphate-dependent aminotransferase is translated as MALTRRGFVRRIGQATAGTVTGTMLAARGFEDLVAAHAAGQDRPEIPPGMVRLGSNENPYGPGPHVVTAVERALHDDGNRYTRLPQLLTGRLASMLSVSGGSLLVSAGSGDLLRAAVLAYVTADKPLVAATPTFETPVRVAESLRLPLRLVPLTAALSNDLDRMAEQGKGAGLVYVCNPDNPTGTFHAKTAIVEFIDKLAAMSPETVVMIDEAYFDCADDPSYGSVAMLATERRNLVVVRTFSKIHGLAGMRIGYAVAHPETLDRLRLCAGGGVVACASAAAAMASLDNIEYFRRQQVLNREARTRLTKAMTDLGYPPVPSQANFVMVDVRRDVRDFGVACRAHGVLVGRPFPPLATQARISFGTPDEMTRAIDVFHQVLRS
- a CDS encoding ABA4-like family protein, whose protein sequence is MTVFELSNLLVLPFWILMVLVPTWGMTRRIMASPWVVAPPALLYLVTLVPVATMVLPEVINPVQARIMSLLGTPTGTTLAWAHLVAFDLFVGRWIYLDSRSRSYSAWGVSPILVLTLLIGPVGLLMYLGARSVIGGANVASDPG
- a CDS encoding bifunctional transcriptional activator/DNA repair enzyme AdaA; this translates as MVTTAPAPASPRDDAAWNAVQNRDASLAGRFVFGVTTTGIYCRPGCPSPRPRRDNVRFFATTAAARTAGFRACRRCHPDDVNDASRNATGNEATARLRDTDLRLLVSHIDAALADGGRPSVASLAAAVGLAPVVFRQRLEATLGIGPRALLSGRQLARLRERLLAGDDVTDALYSAGYGSSSRLYERAQEGLGMTPGAYRRGGAGVAIGWTTAPSPLGLLLVATTIHGVCAVYLGDSEATLRDALEAEFPRATITRGVNRNEWVAAAVAVASGQALEDVPLDLQGTAFQQRVWLALRAIPRGETRTYAQLAAMIGQPTAVRAAARACATNKVSLLVPCHRVVGSDASLTGYRWGVERKRRLLDLERGQNRL
- a CDS encoding RidA family protein, whose protein sequence is MDAFAPATTAGGLVYVSGVSAGQAALAEPVPGQVTDVLRRLDLTLLEYGSSLTRALSIHVQVRHAADFAAMNAAYARFFPSAPPVRTTVVAPPESSGALVQMSAVAAAAGAPREVLHPAGWPVSPNPYSYAARSGDLVFLAGLVPRDGRTNAVVTGDLETQIASIFCNATDVLGAAGLSLADVVSARVYLTDPAHAPAAEEYYRRHMPPPRPARSIVVAALMNPAYLVEMTFVAMAGKRALGFPDAAIPDDAIASPLMRGGSHLFLSATDGDYAPAAIDAHARTATGRLLNSLRQAGLAWADVADITLQVSDAAHAATARRAIRESMLQPLPAGTTLICGLLPHDARVQISATAVS
- a CDS encoding peptidylprolyl isomerase, which encodes MTLPAGLYAHFNTSEGAFVARLFEEEAPKTVATFAGLADGSIEWQDPVSRQTIHRPFYDGLIFHRVIDGFVIQGGCPMGNGMGGPGFKFEDEFHPSRRHSKAGILSMANAGPGTNGSQFFVTLGPTPHLDDRHSVFGEVVSGMDVVSRIGHVPTGRGDRPVKDVVIQSLKIERVPATT